One Syntrophales bacterium DNA segment encodes these proteins:
- a CDS encoding GNAT family N-acetyltransferase has protein sequence MMRILIRQGETRDVEILVKYLQDLFTLEKDFATDAESQRAGLLLLLSNPGEAAVFVAEADGVVVGMATAQIVVSTSVGGYSILLEDMYVSAGFRRQRIGSKLLEQILAWGSERGARRVQLVVASANARAFRFYRHAGLLKSNMTAFYGKLDVMNPDFP, from the coding sequence ATGATGAGAATCCTCATCAGGCAGGGGGAGACTCGGGATGTCGAGATCCTGGTGAAATATCTTCAGGATCTTTTCACATTGGAGAAGGATTTCGCAACGGACGCCGAGAGTCAGCGGGCGGGACTGCTCCTGCTCCTTTCAAACCCCGGCGAAGCGGCCGTTTTTGTTGCCGAAGCCGACGGCGTGGTCGTCGGCATGGCCACGGCTCAGATCGTCGTCTCGACATCCGTCGGCGGTTATTCGATCCTGCTGGAAGACATGTATGTCTCCGCCGGATTCCGCCGGCAGCGGATCGGATCGAAACTCCTGGAACAGATTCTCGCCTGGGGATCCGAACGCGGCGCACGCCGTGTTCAGCTGGTTGTCGCCTCGGCAAACGCCCGGGCATTCCGTTTTTACCGTCACGCAGGTCTCCTGAAAAGCAACATGACGGCGTTTTACGGAAAACTGGACGTCATGAACCCGGATTTCCCATAA
- a CDS encoding HD domain-containing phosphohydrolase produces MALVKSVAGNKSRKIFLIFFILSSLVPIFFMIYMTYEYLLPQAGTRDLDEIKQAIIFGLLVMLPLPLVSFLLMNRWIASLEVVTDEIRSRSAEVADGRVAFSARGIDVEKRVPKEMLVREANSSRDNEIRVLVDSFNAVFQTASDQIAERQRLRELLAKLIAIASDLTSELDFDRLLPLIVGEVTAVMGAERTSLYVIDWERDEIWTKVAEGIPPIRLPFGKGISGRVAQTGETINAPDAWELPYFDRTFDEKNDFRTRSVLCVPIKGRLGERIGVLQVINKLDRKQYFDLEDEVFMSALSSQVGIALENSLLVEEVRLSFTSFVVTMSAIVDARHPYTAGHSERVTEYSLLIASDMKRLSIDREALRYAALLHDIGKIGVRDAVLLKNGPYTQEEREEMNKHPVMTRSILEKLRFPRALSRVPVIACYHHEKMNGQGYPDGLKGEQIPLESRIIAVADVFDALTSKRDYPKYDEDSLLTSDPLPLEKVVSILKDGAGVQFDPVVVESFLRCLPRALLMYRGAHFDPGYVDSFLQTREQADVRVTMH; encoded by the coding sequence ATGGCGCTCGTAAAATCCGTGGCCGGGAACAAATCCAGAAAGATCTTCCTCATTTTTTTCATTCTTTCGTCCCTCGTTCCAATCTTCTTCATGATCTACATGACCTACGAATATCTCCTTCCGCAGGCCGGGACGCGGGATCTGGACGAGATCAAGCAGGCGATCATTTTCGGCCTTCTTGTGATGCTCCCGCTGCCGCTCGTCAGTTTTCTGCTTATGAACCGCTGGATCGCCTCCCTGGAGGTTGTTACGGACGAAATCAGGTCTCGATCGGCGGAAGTTGCGGACGGCCGGGTCGCCTTCTCCGCACGGGGTATCGACGTAGAGAAGAGAGTGCCGAAGGAAATGCTGGTCCGGGAAGCAAATTCAAGCCGTGACAATGAAATCCGCGTTTTGGTCGACTCCTTCAACGCCGTTTTCCAGACCGCTTCTGACCAGATCGCCGAACGACAGCGCCTTCGAGAACTGCTGGCAAAATTGATTGCCATCGCTTCCGACCTGACATCGGAGCTGGACTTCGACCGGCTGCTCCCCCTGATTGTCGGCGAGGTGACGGCGGTGATGGGTGCGGAGCGAACCAGCCTGTATGTCATCGACTGGGAGCGGGATGAGATATGGACAAAAGTCGCGGAGGGGATTCCCCCGATCCGTCTTCCCTTCGGCAAGGGGATCAGCGGCCGGGTGGCCCAGACCGGCGAGACCATCAATGCTCCCGATGCCTGGGAACTCCCCTACTTCGACCGCACCTTCGACGAGAAGAATGATTTCCGGACCCGCTCCGTTCTGTGCGTTCCGATCAAGGGCCGGCTGGGCGAGAGAATCGGGGTGCTGCAGGTCATCAACAAGCTCGACAGAAAGCAGTATTTCGACCTGGAGGACGAGGTCTTCATGAGCGCCCTCAGCTCCCAGGTCGGGATCGCCCTGGAAAACTCCCTGCTGGTGGAAGAGGTCCGGCTCTCCTTCACCAGTTTTGTGGTCACCATGTCGGCCATCGTGGACGCCCGTCACCCTTACACGGCAGGCCACTCGGAACGGGTGACCGAATATTCACTGCTGATCGCCTCGGACATGAAGCGCCTGTCCATCGACCGGGAAGCCCTGCGTTACGCCGCCCTGCTTCACGACATCGGCAAGATCGGAGTCCGCGACGCTGTCCTACTGAAAAATGGGCCATACACGCAGGAGGAACGGGAGGAGATGAACAAACACCCTGTCATGACGAGGAGCATCCTGGAGAAACTCCGGTTTCCCAGGGCCCTGTCCCGGGTACCTGTCATTGCCTGCTACCATCATGAAAAGATGAATGGACAGGGATATCCCGACGGGCTCAAGGGAGAGCAGATCCCCTTGGAATCGCGGATCATCGCCGTGGCAGACGTCTTCGACGCCCTGACCTCAAAACGGGATTATCCCAAGTACGACGAGGACTCGCTTTTAACCTCGGATCCGCTGCCACTGGAGAAGGTGGTCTCCATCCTGAAGGATGGGGCGGGAGTTCAGTTTGATCCCGTGGTTGTGGAGAGTTTCCTGCGCTGCCTGCCCAGGGCCTTGCTGATGTACCGGGGGGCTCATTTCGACCCCGGGTATGTCGATTCTTTTCTGCAGACCCGGGAACAAGCGGACGTGCGGGTTACAATGCACTGA
- a CDS encoding 3-keto-5-aminohexanoate cleavage protein yields MKEKAVITCAVTGSIHTPTMSDYLPITPKQIADEAVRAYEAGAAVVHVHARNPENGMPSPDINLIREIITSIKSRCNAVICITTGGGMGMTLEQRVAPVTHFKPELGSCNAGSMNWGLFPMLLRYKEWKHEWEKMMLNMTEDFIFPNTFKTLREYCAFFSENNTKPEFEIYDAGMVNNVAFLIQAGYIKPPVYIQFVLGILGGLSASPENLMFLVEHAKRHIGEFEFSVCVAGRAQVPICTQSLLLGGNCRVGLEDNLWLEKGRMAKSNAEQVAKMVRVTKELGIEPATPDEARQILCLKGIANVNY; encoded by the coding sequence ATGAAAGAGAAGGCCGTTATCACCTGCGCTGTCACGGGCAGCATCCACACCCCGACCATGTCGGACTACCTCCCCATCACACCCAAACAGATCGCCGACGAGGCCGTCCGGGCCTACGAGGCAGGGGCGGCGGTGGTCCACGTCCACGCCCGGAACCCGGAGAACGGGATGCCCTCCCCGGACATCAACCTGATCAGGGAGATCATCACGAGCATCAAGAGCCGCTGCAACGCCGTCATCTGCATCACCACCGGCGGCGGCATGGGTATGACCCTGGAGCAGCGGGTCGCTCCGGTCACGCACTTCAAGCCCGAGCTGGGATCCTGCAATGCCGGGTCAATGAACTGGGGCCTCTTCCCGATGCTCCTGCGCTACAAGGAATGGAAGCATGAATGGGAGAAGATGATGCTGAACATGACGGAGGACTTCATCTTTCCCAACACCTTCAAGACACTGCGGGAATACTGCGCGTTCTTCAGCGAGAACAACACGAAGCCCGAGTTCGAGATCTACGACGCGGGCATGGTGAACAACGTGGCCTTCCTGATCCAGGCCGGCTACATCAAGCCGCCCGTCTACATCCAGTTCGTCCTGGGCATCCTTGGCGGGCTGTCCGCCAGCCCGGAGAACCTGATGTTCCTCGTGGAGCATGCGAAGCGGCACATTGGCGAGTTTGAGTTCTCCGTGTGCGTGGCCGGCCGTGCCCAGGTTCCCATCTGCACGCAGTCGCTGCTCCTGGGCGGGAACTGCCGGGTGGGTCTGGAGGACAACCTGTGGCTGGAGAAGGGCCGGATGGCGAAGAGCAACGCCGAGCAGGTGGCCAAGATGGTCCGGGTCACCAAGGAGCTCGGCATCGAGCCGGCGACCCCGGACGAGGCCCGGCAGATCTTATGTCTCAAGGGCATTGCCAACGTGAATTATTAA
- a CDS encoding DUF2889 domain-containing protein has product MSLFGKPRGEKYHTRNIDMNTYDYDETRFVVEGTLTDFRHKEFRMATGEERSPGILHQMIVSLLVNKESLEIEDLQVEMPVIPRGDCLETIHCLEPAKGLRIAGGFTAKVKDIGGGIKGCNHLVALLTSMGPSVMQGYGAYYDHKIPGFLLENFSLLMNTCWTWREGGPLIGILEEKRRKKENG; this is encoded by the coding sequence ATGTCTCTATTCGGCAAGCCGCGAGGCGAAAAGTACCACACAAGAAATATAGACATGAATACGTATGATTACGACGAAACGAGATTTGTCGTCGAGGGCACCCTGACGGATTTCCGGCACAAGGAATTTCGCATGGCAACGGGTGAAGAGAGATCACCCGGCATCCTGCACCAGATGATCGTTTCCCTGCTTGTGAACAAAGAGAGCCTCGAGATTGAGGACCTTCAGGTTGAAATGCCCGTGATCCCGCGCGGGGATTGCCTGGAGACCATCCATTGCCTGGAGCCGGCGAAAGGCCTGAGAATTGCGGGCGGATTTACGGCAAAGGTGAAAGACATCGGCGGCGGTATCAAGGGGTGCAACCATCTTGTAGCCCTGTTGACATCCATGGGACCTTCCGTCATGCAGGGATACGGAGCGTATTATGATCATAAAATCCCCGGTTTTCTGCTGGAGAACTTCAGCTTACTGATGAACACATGCTGGACCTGGCGTGAAGGCGGGCCTTTGATCGGCATCTTAGAGGAGAAACGCAGAAAGAAGGAAAACGGATAA
- a CDS encoding thioesterase family protein yields the protein MPLKRGRNKTDPLKLPGAERGSSMKNKEIRVRGFHLDQFGHVNNVRYPEILEEARYDFFDQFPGFFARIQRTGHYLPVTEVHIYYRKPARLDDILDIRTRITGLDDTGGAIHQTITLKGTDRIILEADVLFVAVDLKTGRRAAMEGDLRAEIQSVIDRCEA from the coding sequence ATCCCCCTCAAAAGGGGCCGGAACAAGACGGACCCCTTAAAACTCCCCGGCGCGGAAAGAGGATCATCCATGAAAAACAAGGAAATCAGGGTTCGCGGATTCCATCTCGACCAGTTCGGACATGTCAACAACGTGCGCTACCCTGAAATCCTGGAGGAAGCCCGCTATGACTTCTTCGACCAGTTTCCCGGTTTTTTCGCGAGGATTCAGAGAACCGGCCACTATCTTCCCGTAACGGAGGTCCACATTTACTACCGGAAGCCCGCCCGGCTGGACGACATCCTGGACATCCGGACCCGGATTACCGGCCTGGACGATACGGGCGGAGCCATCCATCAGACCATTACCCTCAAAGGCACCGACCGGATCATCCTTGAGGCGGATGTACTATTCGTCGCCGTCGATCTGAAGACAGGGAGGCGGGCAGCCATGGAAGGCGATCTTCGTGCGGAGATCCAGTCCGTCATCGACCGTTGCGAAGCATAG
- a CDS encoding caspase family protein, producing the protein MNACGKAKCLILTCLCMVILAGCAGFKYTDKVDPVRLDQKVQKRSAKVYAQADEWRNSGVIVQKDASYQISARGRWHAGILCGWTSPSGVETHGSSCPPVRNVVKKWSAGALIGKIGENGEPFGIGYEYVFTPKEEGVLYLRINDCFGCTVDNDGVVDVAVVRTDSGMAGNEGQARVSPAGQAGDDAGLRPVQGQKWAVIVGISSYKDSRIEGLRYAAADAKAFHDWLISQKGGRYAPSRVRILLDSEATSRNIRNALFNWLGQVLEEDTVMIYFAGHGSPQSPDQPQNLFLLPYDCQYDDVATTGFPMWDIETALKRFIKAKKVVVIADACHSGGIGRSFDIARRAARGVQVNPISSGIQTLSKVGEGVAVISASDDRQFSQEGRQWGGGHGVFTHFLLTGLNGGADYNRDGHVTLGELIPFLSEQVRRETGNAQSPTVSGKFDPALTIGH; encoded by the coding sequence ATGAATGCGTGCGGAAAAGCAAAATGTCTGATTCTCACCTGCCTGTGCATGGTTATCCTGGCGGGCTGCGCCGGGTTCAAGTACACGGACAAGGTTGATCCCGTCCGGCTGGATCAGAAGGTCCAGAAGAGGTCAGCAAAGGTGTATGCCCAGGCGGATGAATGGAGAAATTCGGGAGTCATCGTTCAGAAGGACGCTTCGTATCAAATATCGGCCCGGGGTCGATGGCACGCCGGCATCCTGTGCGGATGGACCAGTCCGTCGGGGGTCGAGACCCACGGCTCTTCCTGTCCGCCCGTCAGGAATGTCGTCAAGAAGTGGAGCGCCGGCGCTCTGATCGGTAAGATAGGTGAAAACGGCGAGCCTTTCGGTATCGGTTACGAATATGTCTTTACCCCGAAGGAAGAAGGAGTTCTCTATCTCCGGATCAACGACTGTTTCGGGTGCACCGTGGACAACGACGGAGTCGTCGATGTTGCCGTTGTCCGGACGGACTCCGGTATGGCCGGAAACGAAGGGCAGGCGAGGGTGTCGCCGGCGGGACAGGCCGGGGACGATGCAGGATTGCGGCCCGTTCAGGGTCAGAAATGGGCCGTCATCGTCGGCATTTCCAGTTATAAGGACTCCCGGATCGAAGGATTGAGGTACGCCGCTGCGGACGCCAAGGCGTTCCACGACTGGCTGATTTCGCAGAAGGGCGGGCGATACGCACCCTCCCGGGTCCGGATACTTCTTGATTCGGAAGCCACATCCAGGAACATCCGGAACGCCCTGTTCAACTGGCTGGGACAGGTGCTCGAAGAGGACACCGTGATGATCTATTTCGCCGGTCACGGCAGCCCCCAGTCCCCGGATCAGCCCCAGAATCTCTTTCTCCTTCCCTATGACTGCCAGTACGACGACGTAGCCACGACGGGATTCCCGATGTGGGACATCGAGACCGCTCTGAAGCGTTTTATCAAGGCGAAAAAGGTCGTGGTGATTGCGGATGCCTGCCATTCCGGCGGCATCGGACGCTCGTTTGACATCGCCCGTCGCGCCGCCCGGGGCGTCCAGGTGAATCCCATCAGTTCGGGCATCCAGACTCTTTCCAAGGTCGGCGAGGGTGTCGCGGTCATCAGCGCATCGGACGACCGGCAGTTTTCCCAGGAAGGTCGGCAGTGGGGAGGCGGTCACGGCGTGTTCACGCATTTCCTCCTCACGGGCCTAAACGGTGGTGCGGATTATAATCGTGACGGTCACGTAACCCTGGGGGAACTGATCCCCTTCCTTTCCGAACAGGTCAGGAGAGAGACGGGCAACGCGCAATCGCCGACCGTGTCGGGGAAATTCGACCCGGCGTTGACGATCGGTCATTGA
- a CDS encoding acetate--CoA ligase family protein → MEKTRIEKARKEGRTALTEAESKQVLHGYGIPVVDESIAADPDEAAQLAGKYGFPVVLKGLGARLTHKTERGLVRLNLRNRREVLAAARAVARSAGEDLEGYLVQPMIRGRREFVAGMFCDPQFGPVIMFGLGGIFTEALGDVVFRIAPLDENEAGLMLDELRSSKLLGPFRGESAVRREEIIRTLVGLSRLAEDLTDVTEVDINPLVIGADGRVTAVDALIIIGERPTGTSAHHPVDLREVERIFYPRSVALIGASPQIGKWGNMLFSNIMAGGYEGEVYLVNQKGAEIAGRKVYRNVMEIPGEVDLGIVTIPAAHVPALIPEFKAKGIRRMLLITSGFGELGSEGRQAEADLVKAAGEAGITILGPNTMGICNPHMKFFCTGTSCWPNPGSVSLVSQSGNLGIQLLDFAESEGIGIRAFCGSGNEAMITIEDYLRTFEYDDLTKTVVLYIESIKDGRRFFSTARQVSRNKPIVALKGGRTAAGSRAAASHTGAMASNIRIFNSASRQAGVVVVDQPMDLLDLSAAFSSLPLPRGKRVAVMTLGGGWGVVATDVCIEMGLEVPNLTPDVIARIDGILPPYWSRENPVDLVGEFEPSLPGKILEALIAWDQCDAVIHLGVVGRTRMVLKSLDAARTAGQAIEPIFYDEGRKLYNGAEEEFFAYSARLMEQYGKPVLGVFLDDEKSKTVREVPGSRYKGIAFLTPERAVKTLARMVDYEEWLRKEKVRSADRA, encoded by the coding sequence ATGGAGAAGACACGGATCGAAAAAGCAAGGAAGGAAGGAAGGACTGCCCTGACGGAGGCGGAGTCCAAGCAGGTATTGCATGGCTACGGCATACCCGTTGTCGATGAATCGATTGCGGCCGATCCCGATGAAGCGGCTCAACTGGCGGGGAAATACGGATTCCCCGTCGTCCTCAAGGGATTGGGTGCGAGGCTGACGCACAAAACGGAGCGGGGGCTCGTCCGCCTGAATCTCAGGAACAGGCGGGAGGTCCTGGCGGCGGCACGGGCCGTCGCTCGATCGGCCGGGGAAGACCTGGAGGGATATCTCGTTCAACCGATGATTCGGGGACGCCGGGAATTCGTGGCCGGCATGTTCTGCGACCCGCAGTTCGGTCCGGTCATCATGTTCGGACTGGGCGGCATCTTTACGGAGGCCCTGGGGGACGTCGTCTTCCGCATCGCCCCCCTGGACGAAAACGAGGCCGGCCTGATGCTTGACGAGCTTCGCTCTTCGAAGCTGCTTGGACCCTTCCGGGGCGAATCCGCGGTTCGGAGAGAGGAGATCATCCGCACGCTCGTCGGGTTGTCCCGCCTGGCGGAAGACCTGACCGATGTCACGGAAGTCGATATCAACCCCCTGGTGATCGGAGCCGACGGCCGGGTGACGGCGGTCGATGCCCTCATCATTATCGGGGAGCGGCCCACCGGAACATCCGCCCACCATCCGGTGGATCTCAGGGAGGTGGAAAGAATATTCTATCCCCGCTCGGTGGCCCTGATCGGAGCCTCGCCGCAGATCGGGAAATGGGGAAACATGCTTTTCTCGAACATCATGGCTGGCGGATACGAGGGCGAGGTTTACCTGGTCAATCAGAAGGGTGCGGAGATTGCCGGCCGGAAGGTCTACCGGAACGTCATGGAGATTCCGGGCGAGGTCGATCTCGGCATCGTTACGATCCCGGCGGCCCATGTTCCCGCCCTGATTCCGGAATTCAAGGCCAAAGGAATCCGGCGCATGCTCCTGATCACGTCCGGCTTCGGCGAACTGGGAAGCGAGGGCCGACAGGCGGAGGCGGATCTCGTAAAGGCCGCCGGAGAGGCGGGGATCACGATTCTCGGCCCCAACACGATGGGCATCTGCAATCCCCATATGAAATTCTTCTGTACGGGAACCTCCTGCTGGCCCAATCCCGGATCGGTCAGCCTCGTTTCACAGTCCGGCAACCTTGGGATCCAGCTCCTCGATTTCGCAGAATCGGAAGGGATCGGAATTCGGGCCTTTTGCGGATCCGGGAACGAGGCCATGATCACCATCGAGGACTACCTGCGGACGTTCGAATACGACGACCTCACGAAGACCGTCGTGCTCTACATCGAGAGCATCAAGGACGGGCGGCGGTTTTTCTCGACAGCCCGGCAGGTCTCCAGAAACAAGCCCATCGTAGCCCTCAAGGGAGGCCGGACCGCCGCGGGAAGCCGTGCGGCGGCAAGCCATACGGGAGCCATGGCATCGAACATCCGGATCTTCAATTCGGCCAGCAGACAGGCGGGAGTGGTTGTCGTGGATCAGCCGATGGATCTTCTGGACCTGTCCGCCGCCTTTTCCTCGCTGCCTCTGCCGCGGGGAAAGCGGGTGGCCGTCATGACCCTGGGAGGGGGATGGGGCGTGGTGGCGACGGACGTGTGCATCGAGATGGGCCTGGAGGTGCCGAACCTGACCCCGGACGTCATCGCCCGGATCGACGGGATTCTGCCGCCCTACTGGAGTCGTGAAAACCCCGTCGACCTCGTCGGTGAATTCGAGCCCTCCCTGCCAGGGAAAATCCTGGAGGCCCTGATCGCATGGGATCAATGCGACGCCGTCATCCACCTGGGCGTCGTCGGGAGAACCCGGATGGTCCTCAAATCACTTGACGCAGCCCGCACTGCCGGGCAGGCCATTGAACCGATTTTCTATGACGAGGGGCGGAAGCTTTACAACGGGGCGGAGGAGGAATTCTTCGCCTACAGCGCCAGACTGATGGAACAATATGGAAAACCGGTTCTGGGTGTGTTCCTGGACGACGAGAAAAGCAAGACCGTCCGGGAAGTGCCGGGCAGCCGCTACAAAGGCATCGCCTTCCTGACGCCGGAGCGCGCGGTCAAGACCCTCGCCCGGATGGTGGACTACGAGGAGTGGCTGAGGAAAGAGAAGGTCCGATCAGCAGACCGGGCGTGA
- a CDS encoding MBL fold metallo-hydrolase translates to MKHEQYGPITLIRGENGGRHPFCHSLFIREAGVLVDPSSDRTELKRLRDEGAVRMVWLSHWHEDHLMHLDLFDDLPLWMSEEDAPPLADPEIYMDWYRVESPSARDYWREILKKQFHFRPRRPVRFLRDGERIDLGVVTVEILKTPGHSPGHLALYFREPNILFLGDYDLAPIGPWYGEVYATIEDTFQSIRRLKDIPAERWLCCHGKGVFDRIPDGRWQQYEAAIHDREKRYLAFLDRPRTISEIAEAWIFYGKPMEPAQFYEFGERLHAEKHLQWLLQKGLITEQDGSYSRQ, encoded by the coding sequence ATGAAGCATGAGCAGTACGGCCCCATCACCTTGATTCGCGGAGAGAATGGCGGCCGCCACCCTTTTTGCCACTCCCTGTTTATCCGCGAGGCGGGTGTCCTGGTCGATCCATCGTCCGACCGTACCGAACTGAAGCGATTACGCGATGAAGGAGCCGTCAGAATGGTCTGGTTGTCGCATTGGCACGAGGATCACCTGATGCACCTGGATCTGTTCGATGACCTTCCTCTGTGGATGTCCGAGGAGGACGCACCTCCTCTCGCGGATCCGGAGATCTACATGGACTGGTATCGGGTGGAGAGTCCATCCGCTCGTGATTACTGGCGCGAGATCCTGAAGAAGCAGTTTCATTTCCGGCCCCGACGTCCGGTCCGATTTCTGAGGGACGGTGAACGGATCGACCTTGGAGTCGTAACCGTGGAGATTCTTAAAACACCCGGCCACAGTCCGGGACACCTGGCCCTGTACTTCCGGGAACCGAATATCCTGTTCCTGGGCGACTACGATCTGGCACCGATCGGCCCCTGGTACGGAGAGGTCTATGCAACGATTGAGGACACCTTCCAATCGATCCGTCGCCTGAAGGACATCCCGGCGGAACGGTGGCTCTGCTGCCATGGGAAGGGGGTCTTTGACAGAATCCCGGACGGCCGCTGGCAGCAGTACGAGGCGGCGATTCATGACCGGGAAAAGCGATACCTGGCCTTTCTGGACCGGCCGAGAACCATCTCAGAGATCGCGGAGGCCTGGATCTTTTACGGGAAACCGATGGAGCCGGCTCAATTCTACGAATTCGGCGAACGCCTCCACGCGGAGAAGCATCTTCAGTGGCTTCTGCAAAAGGGACTCATTACGGAACAGGATGGAAGTTATTCGAGGCAATAG
- a CDS encoding flavodoxin domain-containing protein: MSKYGSTRQYALWLREAIPGDLAELGQGEPDLTHYDLVIVGSYIRKGEIAASSFLEENRQVLKDRQVILFTVSGTPPGHPALEASYNRSIPADMRSGITHYALPGRLIREDLTLFDRILLSFGKTFEKDEIIRRTMEKDYDHVRRKHLQPLISSIREIMQSRCDRNPSGPYDKPGRTNP; encoded by the coding sequence ATGAGCAAGTATGGCAGCACCCGCCAATACGCCCTCTGGCTCCGTGAGGCCATCCCTGGCGACCTGGCGGAACTGGGCCAGGGTGAACCGGACCTCACCCACTATGATCTGGTGATCGTGGGCAGCTACATCCGGAAAGGAGAAATCGCCGCCTCGTCATTCTTGGAAGAGAACCGGCAGGTCCTCAAGGACCGGCAGGTCATTCTTTTCACCGTGTCGGGAACTCCCCCCGGCCATCCTGCCCTTGAAGCATCATACAACAGAAGCATACCTGCCGATATGAGAAGCGGGATCACTCATTATGCCCTCCCCGGCCGGCTCATCCGCGAGGATTTGACACTGTTTGACAGAATCCTTCTTTCCTTCGGCAAAACCTTCGAAAAGGACGAGATCATCCGCAGGACCATGGAAAAAGACTACGATCATGTACGCCGGAAACATCTGCAACCCCTGATTTCCAGCATTCGGGAAATCATGCAGTCACGATGCGACCGGAACCCTTCCGGGCCTTACGATAAACCGGGAAGAACCAACCCCTGA
- the tig gene encoding trigger factor, whose product MTEATTVVQIEEISPVQKKLSFDVPWEDVKKELEAAYRQVGKKAHVKGFRQGKVPRRVLEVYYKDQAEGDAVTNLVNRYYWDALQAHEIQAVAQPVIDQKGIVPDQGFSFTATVEVEPVVEPKDYIEMQLEKQEASVSEEDVDRRIEQIREMFATMGELENDRPIARGDFVTFDFQGSLDGVARDEMKADGYFLEVGSGRFIPGFEDQLVGMSKEEEKEFPITFPLEYGVPDLAGKEAIFKVKIRDIREKKLPEVNEEFVKNFEKYENMEEFRAELRKSLGEEVEARSRAALRDQILEKLVTAHDFEIPPSFQDRQVILMMGDLQRSLMAQGMPREQASRQAFSQLEKMREEAKKVVKSILLLKKIAEIEAIDVAEEELEKRILELASRRGMPVDTLRQQLEEEERIEDIRLELRNEKVFDFIIDRGKITPVAAAAVAGAGEVA is encoded by the coding sequence GTGACGGAGGCGACAACAGTGGTTCAGATTGAAGAGATCAGTCCGGTCCAGAAAAAGCTGTCTTTTGACGTTCCCTGGGAGGATGTGAAAAAGGAACTGGAGGCGGCCTATCGCCAGGTCGGAAAAAAGGCCCACGTGAAGGGCTTCCGGCAGGGAAAAGTGCCAAGGCGGGTACTGGAGGTATATTACAAGGATCAGGCAGAGGGTGACGCCGTCACGAACCTGGTGAACCGATATTACTGGGATGCCCTGCAGGCTCATGAAATCCAGGCGGTGGCGCAGCCGGTCATCGACCAGAAGGGGATCGTCCCCGATCAGGGCTTCTCTTTTACCGCAACGGTGGAAGTGGAGCCGGTGGTCGAGCCGAAGGATTACATCGAAATGCAACTGGAGAAGCAAGAGGCATCCGTTTCCGAGGAAGATGTGGACCGGCGGATCGAGCAGATCCGGGAAATGTTCGCCACGATGGGAGAGCTCGAAAATGACAGGCCGATCGCCCGCGGAGATTTTGTCACCTTCGATTTTCAGGGCTCTCTGGACGGTGTGGCCCGCGACGAAATGAAGGCGGACGGGTATTTCCTGGAAGTCGGATCGGGACGGTTCATCCCGGGGTTTGAAGATCAGCTCGTCGGGATGTCGAAGGAAGAAGAAAAGGAGTTTCCCATCACGTTTCCCTTGGAATACGGGGTGCCCGACCTGGCCGGCAAGGAAGCAATATTCAAGGTGAAGATCCGGGATATCCGCGAAAAGAAGCTTCCTGAAGTGAACGAAGAATTTGTCAAGAACTTCGAGAAGTACGAAAATATGGAAGAATTCCGGGCCGAGCTCCGGAAGTCCCTCGGGGAAGAGGTGGAGGCCCGCTCCCGGGCGGCCCTGCGGGACCAGATCCTGGAAAAACTCGTGACAGCCCATGATTTTGAGATTCCGCCCTCTTTCCAGGACCGCCAGGTGATTCTCATGATGGGCGATCTGCAGCGGTCCCTGATGGCTCAGGGAATGCCCAGGGAGCAGGCATCCCGGCAGGCCTTCTCGCAGTTGGAAAAGATGCGCGAAGAGGCGAAGAAGGTTGTGAAATCGATCCTTCTGCTGAAGAAAATCGCTGAGATTGAGGCCATTGACGTTGCTGAAGAGGAACTGGAAAAGAGGATCCTTGAACTGGCTTCGCGCAGAGGGATGCCTGTCGACACACTGAGGCAGCAGCTCGAAGAGGAGGAGCGGATCGAAGACATCCGCCTGGAGTTGAGGAACGAAAAGGTGTTCGATTTCATCATCGACCGCGGGAAGATCACTCCCGTTGCGGCCGCGGCGGTCGCCGGCGCCGGGGAGGTTGCCTGA